In Streptomyces sp. P3, one DNA window encodes the following:
- a CDS encoding Mut7-C RNAse domain-containing protein: protein MNAPEIRVEVAPELALFVPHARRAGATALAVDGVSTLGHVVESLGVPLTEVGALVVDGREAPVSHIPADGESVEVRPVSRPQRVPGAPLRFLLDVHLGTLARRMRLLGVDTAYESTDIGDPALAARSAAERRVMLSRDRGLLRRRELWAGGYVYSTDPAEQLRDVLDRFAPALRPWTRCTACNGELRQATKDEVADQLEHGTQQNYDVFAQCRSCGRAYWKGAHHDQLEAIVERALAEFPG from the coding sequence GTGAACGCACCCGAGATCCGCGTCGAAGTCGCCCCCGAGCTGGCCCTGTTCGTCCCGCACGCCCGGCGCGCCGGCGCCACCGCACTCGCCGTCGACGGTGTGTCGACGCTCGGTCACGTCGTCGAGTCCCTCGGGGTGCCCCTCACCGAGGTCGGCGCCCTCGTCGTCGACGGCCGCGAGGCACCGGTCTCGCACATCCCCGCCGACGGCGAGTCCGTCGAGGTCCGCCCGGTCAGCCGCCCCCAGCGCGTCCCCGGCGCCCCGCTGCGCTTCCTCCTGGACGTCCACCTCGGCACCCTCGCCCGCCGGATGCGCCTGCTCGGCGTGGACACGGCGTACGAGTCGACCGACATCGGCGACCCGGCGCTCGCCGCCCGCTCGGCCGCCGAGCGGCGCGTCATGCTCAGCCGCGACCGGGGCCTGCTGCGCCGGCGCGAACTGTGGGCGGGCGGCTACGTGTACAGCACCGACCCCGCCGAGCAACTGCGCGACGTCCTCGACCGGTTCGCGCCCGCACTGCGTCCCTGGACCAGGTGCACCGCCTGCAACGGCGAGCTGCGCCAGGCCACCAAGGACGAGGTCGCCGACCAGCTGGAACACGGCACCCAGCAGAACTACGACGTCTTCGCCCAGTGCCGCTCCTGCGGACGCGCGTACTGGAAGGGCGCGCACCACGACCAGCTGGAGGCCATCGTGGAACGCGCCCTCGCCGAGTTCCCGGGCTGA
- a CDS encoding TetR/AcrR family transcriptional regulator, with product MSPMTAARISSPADRPRLGLRERKKIKTREAIRTATYALVREQGYDATTVDQIAERAEVSPSTVFRYFPTKEDIVLTDEYDPVLLEELRARPADEPWPESIRQVMLSAARTGIEDDIEVARLRTRLLVQVPAVRSRMMESMSVTGRMLCVAIAERTGRDPGSLEVRVHAMSLIGGLMETSMYWAENGHQGDFPALLGRALEVLEHGLEHGPEHGRAGGSADGGERRSADGGEYRGKPGGEQAPGRENP from the coding sequence ATGAGCCCCATGACGGCCGCACGCATCAGCTCCCCCGCCGACCGCCCGCGACTCGGTCTGCGTGAGCGCAAGAAGATCAAGACCCGCGAGGCCATCCGCACCGCGACCTACGCGCTCGTCAGGGAGCAGGGGTACGACGCCACGACGGTCGACCAGATCGCCGAGCGCGCCGAGGTGTCGCCGTCGACGGTCTTCCGCTACTTCCCGACCAAGGAGGACATCGTCCTCACCGACGAGTACGACCCGGTCCTCCTGGAGGAGCTGCGCGCCCGTCCGGCGGACGAGCCGTGGCCGGAGTCCATCCGCCAGGTGATGCTGTCGGCCGCCCGCACGGGCATCGAGGACGACATCGAGGTGGCAAGACTGCGCACCCGCCTGCTGGTCCAGGTCCCGGCGGTGCGCTCGCGGATGATGGAGAGCATGTCGGTCACCGGCCGGATGCTCTGCGTCGCGATCGCCGAGCGCACCGGCCGCGACCCCGGCAGTCTGGAGGTCCGCGTCCACGCGATGTCGCTCATCGGGGGCCTGATGGAGACGTCCATGTACTGGGCGGAGAACGGCCACCAGGGCGACTTCCCCGCCCTCCTCGGCCGTGCTCTGGAAGTCCTCGAACACGGCCTGGAACACGGACCTGAACACGGCCGCGCGGGCGGGTCGGCGGACGGCGGGGAGCGCCGGTCGGCGGACGGCGGCGAGTACCGCGGCAAGCCCGGCGGGGAGCAGGCTCCGGGCAGGGAAAACCCCTGA